CGCACAGGCCGAGGTCACCACGCTCGTTGTCGACGACTCGTCGCCCGACCAGGTGCAGATCTGGAGGGACCACCCGATCATGTGCCTGCGTCGCGTGCGCACCGCAGATGAGATACCCATGTCGATCGAGCAGACATACCTCTCTCTGGACCGCTTTCCAGGCCTGGAGACCGCACCGTTCAAGCAGATATCGATCCGCGACTTCCTGCAAGATGAGTACGGTTGCCACGTCGTGCGGGCAGAGCGTCGGTTCACGGTGGCTCGGCTGGAGGGTGCGGACGCCAGGCAGTTGCGCGTCAGCGATGGAAGCGCAGCCTTCCTGTCGGAAGTAACGACCTTCGACGAAGCAGACAACGTCATCGAGATCGGCACCGCCCTGATCCGCGCCGACCGTTTCGAGATCCGCATGTCGGTCGACACCCGCGACTGAGGCGCCGCTCCCCTCGCCCGCCACCGCCGCATCCAGCAGATCGGGGTGGCTGGCACACACTCGCCAAAGTGGTATAGTCCACCTCATGCCACAGAGTCGCGGTGCAGTTACGAAGCCCTCCCTCAGGGATGGGTCTTCTCGTTCCCGGGCCCGCCTTCGCGGCCTCGTCCCGCCTGCGGTCTGGATCACACCGACCGTTGCCGTCATCCTCGCCGTGATCGCCTTCCCGGCTGGATACTCGATCTGGCTGTCCTTCATGAAGACGAACCAGATCGGCCAGATCAAGGGATTTGTGGGGCTCGACAACTACGCGGCACTCTTC
The DNA window shown above is from Tessaracoccus defluvii and carries:
- a CDS encoding GntR family transcriptional regulator, translating into MSRITRVPVALGELAPEQPKGQQLYALLEELLVSLPEGSAIPSERALAERYGVARMTVRNQIEELARAGRVTRVIGKGTFVAKPRVPIAPGLPSFSNEIAALGMSPGVAQAEVTTLVVDDSSPDQVQIWRDHPIMCLRRVRTADEIPMSIEQTYLSLDRFPGLETAPFKQISIRDFLQDEYGCHVVRAERRFTVARLEGADARQLRVSDGSAAFLSEVTTFDEADNVIEIGTALIRADRFEIRMSVDTRD